The following coding sequences lie in one Streptomyces sp. NBC_00510 genomic window:
- a CDS encoding undecaprenyl-diphosphate phosphatase: MSAISIGQAAVLGVVEGVTEFLPISSTGHLKITEGLMGIPVDDKAVVAFSAVIQSGAIAAVLVYFFKDIVRICKAWFTGIVNREERYHHDYKFGWWVIFATIPIVVVGLAAKPLIEGPLASLWVVAGSLIVGSGVMWAADQMGRHKRGEDDTTFKDAMLVGSSQILALLFPGFSRSGATMSTALILDLDRVAATRLSFFLGIPALTGAGLYELKDALGAGVDTAPLVVGTVVSFVVAYASIAWLLKFVAKHSFNAFIIYRLVIGVLLFGLLGTEVIAA, translated from the coding sequence ATGAGCGCCATCAGTATCGGTCAGGCAGCTGTGCTCGGCGTCGTGGAGGGGGTCACCGAGTTCCTCCCGATCTCGTCCACCGGCCACCTGAAGATCACCGAGGGCCTGATGGGCATCCCGGTGGACGACAAGGCCGTCGTCGCCTTCTCCGCGGTCATCCAGTCCGGCGCCATCGCGGCCGTGCTGGTCTACTTCTTCAAGGACATCGTCCGGATCTGCAAGGCGTGGTTCACCGGCATCGTCAACCGCGAGGAGCGGTACCACCACGACTACAAGTTCGGCTGGTGGGTGATCTTCGCGACGATCCCGATCGTCGTCGTCGGCCTGGCGGCCAAGCCGCTCATCGAGGGGCCGCTGGCCTCACTGTGGGTGGTCGCGGGCTCGCTGATCGTCGGCAGCGGCGTGATGTGGGCGGCCGACCAGATGGGCCGCCACAAGCGCGGCGAGGACGACACCACGTTCAAGGACGCCATGCTCGTCGGCTCCTCGCAGATCCTCGCCCTGCTCTTCCCCGGCTTCTCCCGCTCCGGCGCGACGATGTCCACCGCGCTCATCCTCGACCTGGACCGGGTCGCCGCGACGCGGCTCTCGTTCTTCCTGGGCATCCCCGCGCTGACCGGTGCCGGTCTGTACGAGCTGAAGGACGCGCTCGGCGCCGGGGTGGACACGGCGCCGCTCGTCGTCGGGACGGTCGTCTCCTTCGTCGTCGCGTACGCGTCGATCGCCTGGCTGCTGAAGTTCGTGGCCAAGCACTCGTTCAACGCGTTCATCATCTACCGGCTCGTGATCGGCGTCCTCCTCTTCGGCCTGCTGGGCACGGAGGTCATCGCCGCGTAG
- a CDS encoding TIGR03086 family metal-binding protein produces MTELHAYMIEAAGEAARVARGVGGDPARLSAPTPCGEWDTRTLLNHWILYTSHGLEHRALRKPLPEELTARDFTAGPDWAGAYAEQLDRAVAAWAAPEAWEGEVDLGHGSMPAAEVASMIVKELAVHGWDVARATGQEYRCGEALGAFVLAVVDRYAEVYRRYEGFAAPVMLADPAAATAFERALALSGRTPTRR; encoded by the coding sequence ATGACCGAACTGCACGCGTACATGATCGAAGCCGCGGGCGAGGCCGCCCGCGTCGCCCGCGGGGTGGGCGGCGACCCCGCCCGGCTCTCCGCCCCGACGCCCTGCGGGGAGTGGGACACCCGCACGCTGCTCAACCACTGGATCCTCTACACCTCGCACGGCCTGGAGCACCGCGCGCTGCGCAAGCCGCTGCCCGAGGAGCTCACCGCCCGCGACTTCACCGCCGGCCCGGACTGGGCCGGGGCGTACGCGGAGCAGCTGGACCGGGCCGTGGCGGCGTGGGCGGCGCCGGAGGCCTGGGAGGGGGAGGTCGACCTGGGCCATGGGTCGATGCCGGCCGCCGAGGTCGCCTCGATGATCGTCAAGGAGCTCGCCGTCCACGGCTGGGACGTGGCCCGTGCCACCGGCCAGGAGTACCGCTGCGGCGAGGCCCTGGGCGCGTTCGTGCTGGCGGTCGTGGACCGGTACGCCGAGGTCTACCGCCGGTACGAAGGATTCGCCGCGCCCGTCATGCTGGCCGACCCCGCCGCGGCCACCGCCTTCGAGCGGGCCCTGGCCCTGTCGGGCCGTACGCCTACGCGGCGATGA